Proteins encoded within one genomic window of Nitrospirota bacterium:
- a CDS encoding PD40 domain-containing protein produces the protein MKKNKKYIYCICSVILSVFTFFSLSEAKVYIDITSPTWSEIPITITSTGSADAKTVEEVVKNDLYLTGIFSDVAPELGGAEMAIDITMEEDGNIKAVAVVRDLLAGGTLMDKKYEASKNSVRALGHSIANDVFMIITGQTGSFRTKFTYIVDAGGEKELHLMDWDGYNSSVIESKGLPLVHSWSEDGNYIYYSAERSRQWRILRLNIKQGVRDQIFSSGGINLVGSAHGGLVAFSSSKDGSPEIYTMRAGGGDVKKITTSIGIDISPAFSPDGSKIAFVSDRGRTPQIYIMDPDGKNLKRLTFEGSYNQSPAWSPDGKWIAFVSRTDGKNQIFVIKSDGTGSRQLTYEGNNENPTFSPNGLFIAFDSDRKKGRGIYVMRINGEGQRKITSDKVRALIPRWSPYLN, from the coding sequence ATGAAAAAAAATAAAAAATACATATATTGTATTTGTTCTGTAATTTTATCGGTATTTACCTTTTTCTCTTTATCAGAGGCAAAGGTCTATATTGATATAACTTCCCCCACTTGGAGTGAGATACCAATCACAATAACCTCAACCGGAAGTGCGGATGCCAAAACCGTTGAAGAAGTTGTAAAGAACGACCTCTATCTGACAGGAATATTCTCTGATGTCGCTCCGGAGCTGGGCGGCGCGGAGATGGCGATAGATATAACCATGGAAGAAGACGGGAATATCAAAGCCGTGGCCGTTGTCAGGGATCTCCTGGCAGGCGGCACGCTGATGGATAAAAAGTATGAGGCATCAAAGAACAGCGTGAGGGCGCTGGGCCACTCGATAGCAAATGATGTCTTCATGATCATCACAGGCCAGACGGGCAGCTTCAGAACGAAATTCACCTATATTGTTGACGCAGGAGGTGAGAAAGAACTTCATCTCATGGACTGGGACGGATATAATTCAAGCGTTATTGAATCAAAGGGACTCCCGCTTGTACACAGCTGGTCTGAGGATGGCAATTACATTTATTATTCTGCCGAAAGAAGCAGGCAGTGGAGGATCTTAAGGCTTAACATTAAACAGGGAGTGAGGGATCAGATATTTTCATCAGGCGGGATCAATCTCGTGGGCAGCGCGCATGGCGGCCTTGTCGCATTCTCATCTTCAAAAGACGGAAGCCCGGAAATATATACAATGAGAGCCGGCGGGGGGGATGTCAAAAAGATCACGACTTCCATCGGCATCGACATATCTCCCGCTTTTTCTCCGGATGGTTCAAAAATAGCCTTTGTCTCTGACAGGGGCAGAACCCCGCAGATATACATCATGGATCCTGACGGGAAAAACCTGAAGAGGCTTACATTCGAAGGGAGCTACAACCAGTCGCCTGCGTGGTCGCCTGACGGAAAATGGATAGCTTTTGTGAGCAGAACTGATGGTAAAAATCAGATATTCGTGATAAAATCTGATGGAACCGGCTCAAGGCAGCTTACTTATGAAGGGAACAATGAGAACCCCACATTTTCACCGAACGGCCTTTTCATAGCTTTTGACTCTGACAGGAAGAAGGGCCGTGGTATTTACGTAATGCGTATAAACGGAGAAGGCCAGAGGAAGATAACGTCTGACAAGGTGAGGGCGCTTATTCCACGATGGTCGCCTTATCTTAACTGA